From a single Merismopedia glauca CCAP 1448/3 genomic region:
- the argH gene encoding argininosuccinate lyase yields the protein MGNQPPSTWSDRFESPLHPAIARFNASIGFDIELIEYDLTGSMAHAKMLGHQGIISASEAEQLVTGLEQIRQEYRTGYFQPGIDAEDVHFAVERRLTEIVGDVGKKLHTARSRNDQVGTDTRLYLRSQIQDISQQLQQWQQVLLDIASHHVETLIPGYTHLQRAQPVSLAHHLMAYFQMAQRDKQRLQEVYARTNISPLGCGALAGTTFRIDRHYSAELLGFQDVYANSLDGVSDRDFAIEFLCSASLILMHLSRLSEEVILWASEEFGFVKLKDSCATGSSIMPQKKNPDVPELVRGKTGRVFGHLQGMLVMMKGLPLAYNKDLQEDKEALFDAVKTVKACLEAMTILLQEGLEFNQPRLAAAVASDFSNATDVADYLAAKGVPFREAYNLVGKAVKTSIAANKLLKDLTIQEWQEIHPAISDDIYQAIAPQQVVSARNSFGGTGFEQVRLALENARSQI from the coding sequence ATGGGAAATCAGCCGCCTAGCACCTGGAGCGATCGCTTTGAAAGTCCTTTGCATCCAGCTATAGCTCGTTTTAATGCCAGTATTGGGTTTGATATCGAGTTAATTGAGTATGATTTGACTGGCTCTATGGCTCATGCCAAAATGCTCGGTCATCAGGGCATTATTTCTGCCTCAGAAGCCGAACAATTGGTAACTGGTTTAGAACAGATTCGTCAAGAATATCGCACTGGCTATTTTCAACCAGGAATTGATGCTGAAGACGTGCATTTTGCGGTAGAAAGGCGGTTAACAGAAATTGTCGGGGATGTAGGGAAAAAACTACATACGGCTAGATCTCGTAATGACCAAGTGGGGACGGATACTAGGTTATATTTGCGATCGCAGATCCAAGATATTAGCCAGCAGTTACAACAGTGGCAACAGGTATTGTTAGATATAGCATCCCATCATGTAGAAACTCTCATTCCTGGCTATACGCATCTACAACGGGCGCAACCTGTAAGTTTGGCTCATCACCTCATGGCTTACTTTCAGATGGCTCAGAGGGACAAACAGAGGCTTCAGGAAGTGTATGCGCGCACCAATATCTCTCCGTTGGGTTGCGGTGCTTTGGCGGGGACGACTTTTCGGATAGATCGCCACTACAGTGCCGAACTTTTGGGATTTCAAGATGTCTATGCTAATAGTTTAGATGGAGTGAGCGATCGCGATTTTGCGATCGAGTTTCTCTGTAGCGCTAGTTTAATCTTGATGCACTTGAGTCGGCTATCTGAAGAAGTTATCTTATGGGCATCAGAAGAGTTTGGTTTCGTGAAGCTCAAAGATAGCTGTGCTACTGGTTCTAGCATTATGCCCCAAAAGAAAAACCCTGATGTACCGGAACTAGTACGGGGTAAAACTGGTAGAGTGTTTGGACACCTGCAAGGGATGCTGGTGATGATGAAAGGATTACCCCTGGCGTATAACAAGGATTTACAAGAAGATAAAGAAGCCTTGTTTGATGCCGTGAAGACTGTCAAAGCTTGTTTGGAAGCGATGACGATTTTACTGCAAGAAGGATTGGAATTCAATCAACCTAGATTAGCTGCGGCTGTCGCTAGCGACTTTTCTAACGCTACCGATGTAGCAGACTATTTAGCTGCCAAAGGAGTGCCATTTAGAGAAGCTTACAATTTAGTTGGAAAAGCTGTCAAAACCTCTATCGCCGCTAATAAACTCCTCAAGGATTTAACTATCCAGGAATGGCAAGAAATTCACCCAGCCATTAGTGATGATATCTATCAAGCGATCGCTCCTCAGCAAGTAGTATCAGCGCGCAATAGCTTCGGGGGAACTGGCTTTGAGCAAGTCAGATTAGCTTTGGAAAATGCGCGATCGCAGATTTAG
- the cobW gene encoding cobalamin biosynthesis protein CobW has product MASKLPVTVITGFLGSGKTTLIRHLLQNNQGRRIAVIVNEFGELGIDGELLRSCGYCPEDEANSNIVELTNGCLCCTVQEEFLPTMQQLLQRRDAIDSILIETSGLALPKPLVKAFRWPEIRHAATVDAVITVVDCEAVANGRFASDPEAVAQQRQEDPNLEHETPLQELFEDQLACADLVILTKQDLVTPQQEAEVRELVDQELPREVKIVAVSGDRSGITPALLLGLGAAVEDNLDARPSHHDTEEDHDHDDEINSTHLILDRAFKPEILQQELAALVESQEIYRIKGFVAVPNKSMRLVIQGVGKRFEQFYDRPWKPDEIRQTRLVFIGRDLDEQAIAQKLVETYH; this is encoded by the coding sequence ATGGCTAGTAAACTTCCGGTTACAGTAATCACTGGTTTTTTGGGTAGCGGTAAAACCACACTAATTCGCCACCTTTTACAAAACAATCAAGGTAGAAGAATCGCAGTGATAGTCAATGAATTTGGCGAACTAGGAATTGATGGAGAACTGTTACGATCTTGTGGATATTGCCCTGAAGATGAAGCCAATAGCAATATAGTAGAATTAACCAATGGTTGTTTGTGTTGCACCGTTCAAGAAGAATTTCTTCCTACCATGCAACAACTATTGCAAAGACGAGATGCGATAGATAGTATCTTAATTGAAACCTCTGGGTTAGCTTTACCCAAACCTTTAGTTAAGGCCTTTCGCTGGCCCGAAATCCGCCATGCTGCTACAGTAGATGCAGTGATTACAGTAGTAGATTGCGAAGCTGTCGCTAACGGAAGATTTGCTAGCGATCCAGAAGCAGTAGCCCAGCAGCGCCAAGAAGATCCTAACCTAGAACACGAAACTCCTCTGCAAGAACTATTTGAAGATCAGCTAGCTTGCGCCGATTTAGTCATATTAACCAAGCAAGATTTAGTTACTCCCCAACAGGAAGCCGAAGTTAGAGAATTAGTCGATCAAGAATTACCCAGAGAAGTGAAAATAGTTGCAGTCAGTGGCGATCGCTCTGGTATCACCCCCGCTCTACTGCTAGGATTAGGTGCGGCTGTAGAAGATAATTTAGATGCTCGTCCCAGCCATCATGACACAGAAGAAGACCACGATCACGACGATGAGATTAATTCTACCCATCTTATCCTAGATCGTGCCTTTAAACCCGAAATTCTGCAACAAGAATTAGCTGCTTTAGTCGAATCTCAAGAGATTTACCGGATTAAAGGTTTCGTAGCTGTTCCCAACAAATCTATGCGTCTAGTTATTCAAGGAGTTGGGAAAAGATTCGAGCAATTCTACGATCGCCCTTGGAAACCAGACGAAATTAGACAAACTCGCTTAGTTTTCATTGGACGCGACTTAGATGAACAAGCGATCGCTCAAAAACTAGTAGAGACGTACCACTGA
- a CDS encoding methyltransferase family protein translates to MKTKHFVNLHKGTTFFFVLALMFGYNNFSLAPWIYLSLHGTYGFLWLLKDRIYPDKQWEQEVSIPLGVTGFLILCLYWVAPFILISSGSTPPLYLVWLAVSLNIIGVFLHFASDSQKYYTLKYRSGLIDEGFFARCRNTNYLGEFLIYLSFAILTQHWLPLLILAGFLLGIFVPNMLKKDNSLAKYPGFVDYQANSGLFFPKLFGVSTRESSPEDRVTINS, encoded by the coding sequence ATGAAAACTAAACACTTCGTCAACTTACATAAAGGCACGACTTTTTTCTTTGTTTTGGCATTAATGTTTGGCTACAATAACTTTAGTTTAGCGCCTTGGATCTATCTATCTTTACATGGAACCTATGGTTTTTTGTGGCTGCTTAAAGATCGAATTTATCCAGATAAACAATGGGAACAAGAAGTATCTATCCCGTTAGGAGTTACAGGTTTTTTGATTTTATGTTTGTATTGGGTAGCGCCATTTATTTTAATTAGTAGTGGCTCTACTCCACCTCTATATTTAGTTTGGCTAGCAGTTTCTTTAAATATTATCGGTGTATTTTTACATTTTGCTTCAGATTCTCAAAAATACTATACCTTAAAATATCGCTCTGGGTTAATTGATGAAGGTTTTTTTGCTAGATGTCGCAATACCAATTATTTAGGAGAATTCTTAATCTATTTATCTTTCGCTATCTTAACTCAACACTGGCTGCCATTGTTAATTTTGGCTGGATTTTTGTTGGGGATATTTGTGCCTAATATGCTCAAGAAAGATAATTCTTTAGCTAAATATCCAGGGTTTGTAGATTATCAAGCCAATTCAGGATTGTTTTTTCCAAAACTATTTGGGGTTTCTACTAGGGAATCTTCACCAGAAGATCGGGTGACAATTAATAGCTAG
- a CDS encoding glycoside hydrolase family 25 protein encodes MKRKKKHLERRRKDEDFSDEYIYESLHNTSLKKTELAGKLFQITGMIGITALLTSLLFYFGIVRANYVSRDRFPIQGIDVSNHQGKIDWLQVKKQGVDFVYIKATEGGDFRDTQFLNNWQSAEQVGITRGAYHFFTFCKNGREQANNFIQTVPKSKGTLPPVIDLEFGGNCRLRSTKSGVVTELKQFMDIVEKTYHQKPIVYATQSAYDTFMSGNFPEHQIWIRDIWQQPTLKDRRNWTFWQYGNRGSIKGINGFVDLNVFDGNQKQFKRLLSN; translated from the coding sequence GTGAAGCGAAAGAAAAAACATCTAGAACGAAGAAGGAAAGACGAGGATTTCTCAGATGAGTACATTTATGAGTCTCTCCACAATACTTCCTTAAAAAAGACTGAACTAGCTGGGAAATTATTCCAAATAACTGGCATGATAGGAATTACAGCTTTACTTACTAGCCTATTATTTTATTTTGGCATAGTTCGCGCCAATTATGTAAGTCGCGATCGCTTTCCCATTCAAGGAATTGATGTGTCTAATCATCAAGGTAAAATTGATTGGTTACAAGTCAAAAAACAAGGCGTTGATTTTGTCTATATTAAAGCTACAGAAGGAGGAGATTTCCGCGATACCCAGTTTTTAAATAATTGGCAAAGTGCTGAACAAGTGGGGATAACTAGAGGTGCTTATCACTTTTTCACTTTCTGTAAAAATGGTCGAGAACAAGCCAATAACTTCATTCAAACTGTACCTAAAAGTAAAGGTACTTTACCACCCGTTATCGATTTAGAATTCGGCGGAAATTGTCGTTTAAGATCGACGAAATCTGGTGTTGTAACTGAATTAAAACAATTTATGGATATAGTAGAAAAAACTTACCATCAAAAACCGATAGTCTACGCTACCCAAAGTGCTTATGATACTTTTATGAGTGGCAACTTTCCCGAACATCAGATTTGGATTCGAGATATTTGGCAACAACCGACACTCAAAGATCGTAGAAATTGGACTTTTTGGCAGTATGGAAATCGCGGTTCGATTAAAGGGATTAACGGGTTTGTAGATCTGAATGTCTTTGATGGTAACCAAAAGCAGTTTAAACGCTTATTATCTAATTAG
- a CDS encoding SAM-dependent methyltransferase has protein sequence MRLEKVVPFGRSLDEYIKMFDLSQSDFQSKILGVGDGPASFNAEATQLGYHVTSIDPIYQFTGAEIFARFQEVVDGIIEQVRQTPNDWVWKYHKSPEDLRQNRVQAIEKFLKDYDLAKQIGRYKLEELPKLSFADKEYDLALCSHFLLLYSDFYDYQFHLNSILEMMRVATEVRIFPLLTLMLQRSPHLNPLIAELTQLGYTVEIKPVAYQLQKGGHEMLVVKRNGNKE, from the coding sequence ATGCGACTAGAGAAAGTAGTGCCATTTGGGCGATCGCTAGACGAATATATCAAAATGTTCGATCTTTCTCAATCCGATTTCCAAAGCAAAATATTAGGCGTTGGAGATGGCCCTGCTAGCTTTAACGCCGAAGCTACCCAACTAGGGTATCATGTTACTTCCATCGATCCGATTTATCAATTTACTGGCGCAGAAATATTTGCTAGATTTCAAGAAGTTGTGGATGGGATTATCGAACAGGTAAGACAAACCCCCAATGACTGGGTATGGAAATATCACAAATCACCTGAAGATTTACGTCAAAATCGAGTTCAAGCTATCGAAAAGTTTCTGAAAGATTACGACTTGGCAAAACAAATAGGTAGATACAAACTTGAAGAATTACCTAAGCTAAGTTTTGCGGATAAAGAATACGATTTGGCATTATGTTCTCACTTTTTGCTTCTCTATTCTGACTTTTACGACTATCAGTTTCACCTCAATTCAATTTTAGAAATGATGCGAGTTGCTACAGAGGTGAGAATTTTCCCATTACTAACATTAATGTTACAGCGATCGCCACACCTCAACCCATTAATTGCAGAACTCACTCAACTCGGTTATACAGTCGAAATCAAACCAGTTGCATATCAATTACAAAAAGGTGGACATGAGATGCTAGTCGTCAAGCGAAATGGTAATAAGGAATAG